The genomic stretch CGGTGACCACGGTCATCCTCGACCGTCCCGAACGGCGCAACGCGGTCGACCGCGCCACGGCGCAGGCGCTCGCGGACGCGTTCCGCGCGTTTGAAGCCGACCCCGGCGCGCACGTGGCCGTACTCTGCGGCGACCACGGCCATTTCTGCGCGGGCGCGGACCTCAAGGCGCTGGCGGCGGGTCAGGCCAACCGCGTGGAGCCCGCCGGCGACGGTCCCATGGGCCCGTCGCGCATGGTCCTGTCCAAACCCGTTATTGCCGCTATCAGCGGCTATGCGGTCGCCGGGGGATTGGAGCTCGCGCTGTGGTGCGACCTCCGCGTGGCCGAAGAAGACGCCGTGATGGGCGTGTTTTGCCGCCGCTTCGGCGTGCCGCTCATAGACGGCGGCACCGTGCGGCTGCCCCGCCTCATCGGATTGAGCCGCGCCATGGACCTCCTACTGACCGGCCGGCCCGTCCACGCGGACGAAGCGCTGGCCATCGGGCTGGTAAACCGTGTGGTCCCGCGCGGACAGGCCCGCGCCGCGGCGGAATCGCTGGCGCGCGAACTGGCCGCGTTCCCCCAGACCTGCCTGCGCCACGACCGTCTTTCCGCCTATGAGCAGTACGGTCTTGCGCTCGCCGAGGCGCTGAC from Candidatus Hydrogenedentota bacterium encodes the following:
- a CDS encoding crotonase/enoyl-CoA hydratase family protein, producing the protein MPRADAAQAPAPCVRVERGGPVTTVILDRPERRNAVDRATAQALADAFRAFEADPGAHVAVLCGDHGHFCAGADLKALAAGQANRVEPAGDGPMGPSRMVLSKPVIAAISGYAVAGGLELALWCDLRVAEEDAVMGVFCRRFGVPLIDGGTVRLPRLIGLSRAMDLLLTGRPVHADEALAIGLVNRVVPRGQARAAAESLARELAAFPQTCLRHDRLSAYEQYGLALAEALTNEFQHGLQSFTAELAEGARRFQEGEGRHGAF